GTCGAGCCGGCCGCGACCCGCTCGGCCATCGCGCGCGCCATCGACGAGGCGGTGCAGAGCGTCGGTGTGCGTCGCGGGGCGCACGGCAACATCCCTCTCTGACCCCCGCGCCTCCGGCGGAGGTGTGACGGACGTAACGTGGAGCGGGCAGCCGCGTTGATCCACCGACGTCACTTCGGGAGGCCTCCATGACCACCGCCCTCAACCGCCTGCTCGCCGCACCGCTGGCGGGCCTGCTCGCAGCGGGCCTGCTCGGGGCCGCCGGCGGTGCGCCCGCCACGGGTCACACCGGCGACGACCGGCACGACGCCTCCGAGCACGCGCGGACCTGGGCCAAGGACCAGGTGCTCCGCAAGGGCTGCCGCGACTACAGCTACCGCTACCGGGTGAACCCCCCGACCGACCAGGCCTGGGGCCTGGAGACGTTCCTCGTCGCACCGGGCGGCAGGAAGCTCGCCTCGGGCGCCCTCTCCGACAACGCCGACCGGAAGAAGGGCCGCGACACCTTCACGGTCTGCCGGACCTCGACCCGGCCGGGGAAGTTCCGGATCCGCGCGAAGCTCACCTACTACGACGGCTTCACCGCCCACGACGGCTGGGCCGACACGACCCGATTCCGGCTGCGCCGCCGCTGACCCGCTCCGGCTGGGCTCAGACCACCTGGTGCAGCCAGCGCACCGGCGCGCCGTCGCCGGCGTGCCGGAAGGTCTCCAGCTCGTCGTCCCAGGGCTTGCCGAGCAGCTTGTCGATCTCGACCAGCAGGGTCGTCTCGCCGACGGCTGCCTTGACCACGGCCGCCTTGAGCCGGTCCTCGGGGATCATGATGTCCCCGTGCAGGCCCGTGACGGCGTGGTAGACGCCGAGGTCGGGGGTGTAGGAGTAGCGCGTGCCCTCGACACCGGGGCTGGGCTCCTCGGTGATCTCGAAGCGCAGGTGGTTCCAGCCGCGCAGCGCCGAGGCGGTCGCGGCCGCCGAGCCGACCGCTCCGGTCCAGGAGAGCTCGGCCCGGTAGGTGCCGCTCTGCGCCGGCTGGGGGGTCCAGTCCAGGCTCACGGGCATGCCGAGCACGCCGCCCACGGCCCACTCGATGTGGGGGCACAGCGCGGAGGGTGCTGAGTGGACGTAGAGCACGCCCCTCGTCGCGGTGCGGGTGGCAGTCGTTGCGGTCACCGTGACCTCCTTCATCTCCGGCGCGAGGTACGCCTTCCCCAGCGGTCTCGTCAGGAGTCTCGAAGGATCGAGTGACACGTATGTGGTTTGGGACCATTGTGGCCCATGAGGCGCGCGAGCACCAGTCCCCGCACCTCGTGTCGCGCCGGCGTCTCAGGCGCCCCGCGGGGCGCGGCGCCGGCCGAGCGCGACCAGGGTGCCGAGCACGTCCTGGGCGATGCCCAGGCCGCCGAGGTGGCTCTCCCCCTCGATCACCTGCAGCGTCGCGTCCGGCAGCAGGTCGACGACGTGCCGGCCGTGGCGCAGCGGCACGATGTGGTCGTCTTCGCCGTGCCACCACCGCACCGGCACCCGCACGTCGGCGGGCGAGAAGCCCCAGTCGCGGCAGAAGAGCAGCAGGTCGTTGAGCGGGGCCGTGGACTGGAAGCGGTTGCCGTTGAGGATGTCGTCGACGAACATCGCCCGGAACTCCGGCCGGGAGAGCAGGGTCCGGTCACCGTCGGGCTGGAGGGCGGCGTACAGGTCGATGCACGAGCCCGCCACCGGCCGGGCCACCCGGATGAGCTGGTGCACCGCGATGCCCAGCGGCACCCGGCCGGCCCTCAGCAGCGGCGCGAGGCGGACGGCCAGCCGGATCGGGCCGCCCTCGGCGGCATCGGGCCCCACCGTCGGCGCCACTCCCCCGAGCACCGCCACCCCGTGGACGCGATCGGGCATGGCGGCGCCCGCCGCCAGGACGTAGGGGCCACCACCCGAGAGCCCCACCAGGTGGAAGGTGTCCACGGCCAGGGCGTCGAGGAGCAGGCGCAGGTCGTGCGTCCAGTCGAGGAGGTCGGGATAGAGGTGGGGCGTCGAGGAACCGATCCCCGGGCGGTCCACGCCGATGATCCGCACACCGTGCTCGAGCGCCCACCGACGCGCCTCGAGCGGGATCTGGCGCCGGGCACCCGGGGTGCCGTGCATCCACACCACCGCACGACCGCGCGGCGACCCGAACTCCGCGAAGCTGAGCCGCCGGCCCTCGCGCACCGCCACGCTGCCCTCCAGGGCTGGCCTGTCCACGGTCAGAGGAGCACTCACGCGCTCATCATGCCCTACGCTCCAGCCATGCCCGAGCACAGCAGCGAGCCGGCGCTCGGCGTCACGCCGGGCAGGTGGCTGCGCCGACTGGCGCTGGCCGCGGGTGCGGTCGCCGGGTTGCTGTTCGCGTGGTGGTTCGTCACGAACCCCTCCAGCCTGCCCGTGCGCACCGGTCACGTCACCGCGGTCACCACCGTGGGTCGTCCCGTCTACGTGGGGTTGTGGAGCACCGGCGCCGACTTCGGGCGCACCCTCGACGTCGCCGGCGTGCGGCTGCGCGCCGACGCCACCGTCGAGGTCTCCCTCGAGCCGGTGCTGTGCAGAGGCGGCTCCGTCGGCGTCACCACCGACCCGGCGCCGTTCTGCCGCGAGCTGCTCGACCCGGCCGGCGCCGAGCTGCGCCCGGGCGACTCGCTGGTGGTGCGCGTCCTGGCCGACGACGCCGGGGCGGTCTACCTGGACCGTCCCGTGCTCGCCTTCCGCGAGGGCCCCCGGTGGGGCACCCGCGAGGCGGGCACCGAGGCGGTGCTCGCCGTGGTCACCCCCTGAGGAGCCGGCCGGCTCAGTCGCGCTGGGTCTTCTCCAGCAGGGCGGCCCGCTCGGCGGCGTCGGTGAGCTCGTCGCCGTCGATCGCGTGCGTGCGGTGGAACCAGGCCAGGGCGTCGGTGGTGCGCCCGGCGGCCTCGAGGGTGTCGGCGTAGGCATAGCGCAGGCGGACCACCCAGGGGGCCCTGTTCTTCGACTGCAGGGGCGCCAGCTCGAGGGTCCGCAGGGCGGCGTCCATCTGGCCCATGTCACGGCGGGCCCCGGCCTCGACGATGGTCATCTCCGCCTTCGCCTCGGACTCGAAGTTCGCCACCGACGGGCTCTTGGCCAGCTTGAGCGCCTGCTCCGGCTGCCCGAGCGCCCGGTGGCAGTCGGCGATGATCGGCAGGTAGGCCGTGGCGCCGTTCATCCGCTTCGCGGCCCGCAGGTCGGCCAGCGCCTCGGAGTAGTGCCCGGCGGCGTAGGCCGCCTCACCCGCCGCCTCACGCACCACGGCCAGGCGGGGCGCACGGGCGCGCGCGGCCAGGGTGTGCTGGTAGGCGGTCTCGGGGTCCTCGTCGATCAGCGCACCCGCAGCGGCGAGGTGGCGCGCCACCCGGGCTGCCAGCTTCTCGGGCAGACCCTTCAGCTGGGCGATGACGGCGCGGTCGAGCTCCTTGCCGGTGATGTCCTCCGGCAGCTCCGGGCCGTCGTAGACGGCCTGGTCGGCCGAGCGGGGGGCCTCCTTCTCGACGTACCGGCCACCGCCGGCGCCACGAGGACCGGACTGGCGCCGGTCGCGCGACTGCCCACCACGCGCGTCGCGGTCACCACGCGAGTCCTGACGACCCCCGCGGTCGGGGCGACCACCGCGCTCGGGCCGGCCGCCACGGTCCGGTCGTCCCTCGGAACCGCGGCTCGACGAGGGACGGCCACCGCCGGTGGGCTTGCCTCCGGAGGGACGCTGGTTACGACGCTGCTCGGCCACGGTGGTGCTCCTTCGCTGACCTCTCGGTCGGGTAAATGCACGTAGGGGCCACCTTGCGGTGGCCCCTACGGAGTGTATGTCCGGCGGCGTCCTACTCTCCCACAACCTCTCGGTTGCAGTACCATCGGCGCTGAAAGGCTTAACTTCCGGGTTCGGGATGGGACCGGGTGTTTCCCTTTCGCTATGGCCGCCGTAACTCTTGCGGCACACACCCCAGGTAGATGATCACTGGGTGGCGTGTGTGCCAAGCCATTATTCACATGTGATGACACGTGTGTTGTGTGTGTTGGATTCGTGGACGCGAACAGCCTTTGCAGGTTCAGCTGAGTGGTTGTGGGACAAGCCCTCGGCCTATTAGTACCGGTCGGCTAGGCATTGCTGCTGTACACCTCCGGCCTATCAACCCAGTGTTCTGCTGGGGGCCTTACCCGGTTGACCCGGTGGGAAACCTCATCTTGAAACGTGCTTCCCGCTTAGATGCATTCAGCGGTTATCACTTCCGAACGTAGCTAACCAGCCGTGCCCCTGGCGGGACAACTGGCACACCAGAGGTTCGTCCATCCCGGTCCTCTCGTACTAGGGACAGCCTTTCTCAAGTTTCCTGCGCGCGCGGCGGATAGGGACCGAACTGTCTCACGACGTTCTAAACCCAGCTCGCGTGCCGCTTTAATGGGCGAACAGCCCAACCCTTGGGACCTACTCCAGCCCCAGGATGCGACGAGCCGACATCGAGGTGCCAAACCATCCCGTCGATATGGACTCTTGGGGAAGATCAGCCTGTTATCCCCGGGGTACCTTTTATCCGTTGAGCGACGTCGCTTCCACATGCCGACGCCGGATCACTAGTTCCGACTTTCGTCCCTGCTCGACATGTCTGTCTCACAGTCAAGCTCCCTTGTGCACTTACACTCGCCACCTGATTGCCAACCAGGCTGAGGGAACCTTTGAGCGCCTCCGTTACTCTTTAGGAGGCAACCGCCCCAGTTAAACTACCCATCAGGCACTGTCCCTGATCCGGATAACGGACCTAGGTTAGACATCTAGTACGACCAGAGTGGTATTTCAACGATGACTCCACACTCACTGGCGTGAATGCTTCACAGTCTCCCACCTATCCTACACAAGCCGAACCAAACACCAATACCAAACTATAGTAAAGGTCCCGGGGTCTTTCCGTCCTGCCGCGCGTAACGAGCATCTTTACTCGTAGTGCAATTTCGCCGAGTCCACGGTTGAGACAGCGCCCAAGTCGTTACTCCATTCGTGCAGGTCGGAACTTACCCGACAAGGAATTTCGCTACCTTAGGATGGTTATAGTTACCACCGCCGTTTACTGGGGCTTAAATTCTCCGCTTCGGTATTGCTACCTAACAGGTCCTCTTAACCTTCCAGCACCGGGCAGGAGTCAGTCCGTATACATCGTCTTACAACTTCGCACGGACCTGTGTTTTTAGTAAACAGTCGCTTGGGCCTGGTCTCTGCGGCCCTTCCCGCTCCCACCGCAAGGGTGTTCACGTTCCGGGCCCCCCTTCTCCCGAAGTTACGGGGGCATTTTGCCGAGTTCCTTAACCGTGGTTCGCTCGATCGCCTTAGTATTCTCTACCTGATCACCTGAGTCGGTTTGGGGTACGGGCGGCGCATAGCTCGCTAGAGGTTTTTCTCGACAGCATAGGATCATCCACTTCCCCCCAACGGGGTCCCCATCACATCTCAAGCCCGACATCAAAGTCAGAGATCCGGATTTGCCTAGATCTCGCCCTACATGCTTAGCCGTACACAACCATCGGTACGGTTGGACTACCTTCCTGCGTCACCCCATCGCTTGACTACTACCAGTTCGGGTCCCACGCTACGCTCAACCGCCTCGCCCCGAAGGGTCCGGTCGGCTGAGTTTCAGATGGTTAGCATCACCGGGTTCGTCATGGGCGCTACTTTGCCGGTACGGGAATATCAACCCGTTGTCCATCGACTACGCCTGTCGGCCTCGCCTTAGGTCCCGACTTACCCAGGGCAGATTAGCTTGACCCTGGAACCCTTGATCATTCGGCGCACGTGTTTCTCACACGTGATTCGCTACTCATGCCTGCATTCTCACTCGTGTCGCATCCACACCTGGATCACTCCGGCGCTTCACTCGCGACACGACGCTCCCCTACCCATCCACACACCTGAACACCCATCAAGTGGGTGCTGGGCTTATGTGAATGCCATAGCTTCGGCGGATGACTTGAGCCCCGCTACATTGTCGGCGCGGAATCACTTGACCAGTGAGCTATTACGCACTCTTTCAAGGGTGGCTGCTTCCAAGCCAACCTCCTGGTTGTCAGTGCGACTCCACATCCTTTTCCACTTAGTCACCGCTTAGGGGCCTTAGCTGATGGTCTGGGCTGTTTCCCTCTCGACTACGGAGCTTATCCCCCGCAGTCTCACTGCTGCGCTCTCACTTACCGGCATTCGGAGTTTGGTTAACGTCAGTAACCTGGTCGGGCCCATCGGCTATCCAGTGCTCTACCTCCGGCAAGAAACACGCAACGCTGCACCTAAATGCATTTCGGGGAGAACCAGCTATCACGAAGTTTGATTGGCCTTTCACCCCTATCCACAGGTCATCCCCTCAGTTTTCAACCTAAGTGGGTTCGGTCCTCCACGCGGTCTTACCCGCGCTTCAACCTGCCCATGGATAGATCACTTCGCTTCGGGTCTTGATCGTGCTACTCAGACGCCCTATTCGGACTCGCTTTCGCTACGGCTTCCCCACACGGGTTAACCTCGCAACACAACGCAAACTCGCAGGCTCATTCTTCAAAAGGCACGCCGTCACCCCATCACCACAAGGATGAGTAAGGCTCCGACGGATTGTAGGCACACGGTTTCAGGTACTATTTCACTCCCCGCCAGGGGTACTTTTCACCTTTCCCTCACGGTACTTGTCCGCTATCGGTCATCAAGGAGTATTTAGGCTTAACGGGTGGTCCCGCCAGATTCACACGGAATTTCAGGGGTTCCGTGTTACTTGGGATAACGCATCACAGCCCAGGCCTTACACTTACGGGGCTATCACCCTCTACGGCGCCACTTTCCAGCGGACTTCAACTTCAACCTGCTGGGTTTCTTACTGTGTGGTAGGCCGGCAGACCCACCCATGCGATCCCACAACCCCACATACACAACCCCTGCCGGGTATCACATGTACGTGGTTTGGCCTCATCCGATTTCGCTCGCCACTACTCTCGGAATCACTATTGTTTTCTCTTCCTGTGGGTACTGAGATGTTTCACTTCCCCACGTTCCCTCCACACACCCTATATATTCAGGTGCGGGTAACTGGACATGACTCCAGCTGGGTTTCCCCATTCGGACACCCCCGGATCACAGCTTGGTTGCCAACTCCCCAGGGCTTATCGCAGGCTCCTACGTCCTTCATCGGCTCTTGATGCCAAGGCATCCACCATGTGCCCTTCATAGCTTGTCTCACAAACACTCAACAAAAACTACAAAGACTAGATTAATTACACATCTAGAAAGACACGACCAACCACACCCACCCCACACAAGAGGCAGAAGCATTGATCGCGTCAGATGCTCGCGTCCACTATCCAATTCACAAACAACCAGCCCACCAAGCCCCCAACCCCACCATCCGGTGGACCTGGGATACCAGGAGGCAACCTGAGCAACCAGTCACCTGATCCCTCAAAGCTCAACAGTGTGCCAACCCCGACCCGACCAGCAGAGGACTCCAGGTTCCACACCCCCACACACGCTCAGCAGAGCGTGCATACGGGTAGTACTGAGAAGACCCCGCCCACCAGGAACGGAGACATCATCGACGATTCCACTAGTGAACACCACCATGCGTACCAGAACAGTCGTCTGGTATCGGGGCGTGTGCTCCTTAGAAAGGAGGTGATCCAGCCGCACCTTCCGGTACGGCTACCTTGTTACGACTTCGTCCCAATCGCCAGCCCCACCTTCGACGGCTCCCTCCCACAAGGGGTTAGGCCACCGGCTTCGGGTGTTGCCGACTTTCGTGACGTGACGGGCGGTGTGTACAAGGCCCGGGAACGTATTCACCGCAGCGTTGCTGATCTGCGATTACTAGCGACTCCGACTTCATGGGGTCGAGTTGCAGACCCCAATCCGAACTGAGACCGGCTTTTTGGGATTCGCTCCCCCTCACGGGATCGCAGCCCTTTGTACCGGCCATTGTAGCATGCGTGAAGCCCTGGACATAAGGGGCATGATGACTTGACGTCATCCCCACCTTCCTCCGAGTTGACCCCGGCAGTCTCCTATGAGTCCCCACCATCCCGAAGGACGTGCTGGCAACATAGGACGAGGGTTGCGCTCGTTGCGGGACTTAACCCAACATCTCACGACACGAGCTGACGACAGCCATGCACCACCTGTACACCGACTAAAAGGGGCCGTATCTCTACAGCTTTCCGGTGTATGTCAAACCCAGGTAAGGTTCTTCGCGTTGCATCGAATTAATCCGCATGCTCCGCCGCTTGTGCGGGCCCCCGTCAATTCCTTTGAGTTTTAGCCTTGCGGCCGTACTCCCCAGGCGGGGCGCTTAATGCGTTAGCTGCGGCACGGAATCCGTGGAATGGACCCCACACCTAGCGCCCAACGTTTACGGTGTGGACTACCAGGGTATCTAATCCTGTTCGCTCCCCACACTTTCGCTCCTCAGCGTCAGGTCATTCCCAGAGAACCGCCTTCGCCACCGGTGTTCCTCCTGATATCTGCGCATTTCACCGCTACACCAGGAATTCCGTTCTCCCCTGAATACCTCTAGTCTGCCCGTATCGAAAGCAAGCACCGAGTTAAGCCCGGTGTTTTCACTCCCGACGCGACAAACCGCCTACGAGCCCTTTACGCCCAATAATTCCGGACAACGCTCGCACCCTACGTATTACCGCGGCTGCTGGCACGTAGTTGGCCGGTGCTTCTTCTGTAGGTACCGTCACTTGCGCTTCGTCCCTACTGAAAGAGGTTTACAACCCGAAGGCCGTCATCCCTCACGCGGCGTTGCTGGATCAGGCTTCCGCCCATTGTCCAATATTCCCCACTGCTGCCTCCCGTAGGAGTCTGGGCCGTGTCTCAGTCCCAGTGTGGCCGGTCACCCTCTCAGGCCGGCTACCCGTCGAAGCCTTGGTAGGCCATTACCCCACCAACAAGCTGATAGGCCGCGAGCACATCCCCCACCGAAAAAACTTTCCACCACCATCTCATGCGAGAAGCGGTCATATCCGGTATTAGACCCCGTTTCCGAGGCTTATCCCGAAGTGAGGGGCAGATTACTCACGTGTTACTCACCCGTTCGCCGCTCGTGTACCCCGAAGGGCCTTACCGCTCGACTTGCATGTGTTAAGCACGCCGCCAGCGTTCGTCCTGAGCCAGGATCAAACTCTCCGTTGAAAAACAACACCACACCAACCCTCTCGCGAGAGCCGATGCAGAAAAAGAGATGCCTGACAAGAGAACAAAACTGACAATTGTCAGAATCATCGTCTTACCAAAGAAACCATCAACCACAAACATCGCAAAGACATCCATGATCGACGGGGCATAACAAACTAATTCGTCGACTATGACACACTGTTGAGTTCTCAAGAATCAGACGCACACCGTCCCAGCACCTCTCGGTACCAGCGGCGGGGCTCTGTGCTCGTCGTCGCAGCGAGCTGCGATCTGAGCGGTGGTCGTCCTGGGGCCGGGAGCCCGGCCAGACCGGCCTTGCTCCCCGCCGCTCCCTGGCGACATGGAAAACATTAGGCGAACGTCCGCTGGACGACAAATCGAGTGGGCGTGACCCGGAGCACATACGCGTTTGCGCAGGTCAGAGGGGGTGTGGCCGTTCCTGGCGTGTGTCGGGCAGCAGCTCGCGGGTGTCAGCGGGCGTGCGGCACCCCGCCAGCCGCATGGCCTCGACGGTCTCGTCGAGCAGCGCGGCGTGCCAGCGCGCCACGCCCGCCTCGCCGTCGACCAGCGCGTGCAGCACCGGCCGCCCGACGAAGACGGCGTCGGCGCCGGCGGCCAGTGCGGTGAGCACGTCGAGGCCGCTGCGCACTCCCCCGTCAACGTAGACCTCGGCCTCCTCGCCCACGGCCGCCCGGACGTCGGGCAGCGCGTCGGCGGTGCTGACGCTGCGGTCGAGCTGGCGCCCGCCGTGGGTGGAGACCCACACCGCGGCCGCACCGGCCTGGACGCAGCGTCGGGCGTCGTCGCCGCGCAGGACGCCCTTGACCACGACGGGCAGACCGGTGCGGTCGCGCAGCCAGTCGATGTCGTGGGGTCCCAGGTCGAGCGCCTTCTCCGAACCAGGTTGGTCGTCGTGGCCCGGGCCGAAGTTGACGCGGGTCCACGCCGGGTCGGCGACGTCCCAGATCAGCGCCTGCGTGGGGTGCCAGGTGGCGACCACCGGGGTGTCCACGGTCAGGACCACCGCAGCGGCACCGGCCTCGACGGCCCGGTCGAGCAACGGGCCGGCCAGCGTGCGGTCGGAGGGCAGGTAGACCTGGAGCCACCAGGTGACCCCGGTGGCGGCGATGTCGGCGAAGGTGCTGCCCGCGTTGCTCGAGACCACCATCACCGCGCCGGCCGCCGCGGTGGCGCGCGCCGTGGCCACCTCCCCGTCGGGGTGCACGGCCTTCTGGAGCGAGGTGGGGGCGACGCCGAAGGGGGCCCGGCTGGTGCGACCGAGCAGCGCGACGGAGGGGTCCACGTCGGTGACGTCGCGCAGCACGTGCGGGTGCAGCCGCAGCCGGCCCCAGGCCTGCGTGGCCTCACCCGCGGTGACCGAGGCACCGCTGCCGTGCTCGACGTACTCGCGCAGCGGGGTGCTCATCGACCCGGCGGCGCGCGCCGGCAGACCCGCCAACCAGCTGCCGCCCGGGTCGCCCACCTCAGACGACCTCGACGCCCTTGAAGCTCTTCTTGCCCTTGCGCAGCACCAGCCAGGTGCCGCCCAGGAGGTCGTCGGCCCCCGGCACGTGCTCGGGGTCCTCGACCCGGACGTTGTTGAGGTAGGCGCCGCCCTCACCCACGGTGCGCCGCGCGTCGCCCCGGCTCTTGGCCAGGCCGGTCTCCACGAGGAGGTCGACGACCGAGGGCAGGCCCTGCTCGCCCCGCACCTGCAGCACGCCGGTCTCGCGCAGCGCCGCCCCCAGGGT
The Nocardioides marinisabuli genome window above contains:
- a CDS encoding DUF3145 domain-containing protein — its product is MKEVTVTATTATRTATRGVLYVHSAPSALCPHIEWAVGGVLGMPVSLDWTPQPAQSGTYRAELSWTGAVGSAAATASALRGWNHLRFEITEEPSPGVEGTRYSYTPDLGVYHAVTGLHGDIMIPEDRLKAAVVKAAVGETTLLVEIDKLLGKPWDDELETFRHAGDGAPVRWLHQVV
- a CDS encoding alpha/beta fold hydrolase, with product MSAPLTVDRPALEGSVAVREGRRLSFAEFGSPRGRAVVWMHGTPGARRQIPLEARRWALEHGVRIIGVDRPGIGSSTPHLYPDLLDWTHDLRLLLDALAVDTFHLVGLSGGGPYVLAAGAAMPDRVHGVAVLGGVAPTVGPDAAEGGPIRLAVRLAPLLRAGRVPLGIAVHQLIRVARPVAGSCIDLYAALQPDGDRTLLSRPEFRAMFVDDILNGNRFQSTAPLNDLLLFCRDWGFSPADVRVPVRWWHGEDDHIVPLRHGRHVVDLLPDATLQVIEGESHLGGLGIAQDVLGTLVALGRRRAPRGA
- a CDS encoding tetratricopeptide repeat protein, with the protein product MAEQRRNQRPSGGKPTGGGRPSSSRGSEGRPDRGGRPERGGRPDRGGRQDSRGDRDARGGQSRDRRQSGPRGAGGGRYVEKEAPRSADQAVYDGPELPEDITGKELDRAVIAQLKGLPEKLAARVARHLAAAGALIDEDPETAYQHTLAARARAPRLAVVREAAGEAAYAAGHYSEALADLRAAKRMNGATAYLPIIADCHRALGQPEQALKLAKSPSVANFESEAKAEMTIVEAGARRDMGQMDAALRTLELAPLQSKNRAPWVVRLRYAYADTLEAAGRTTDALAWFHRTHAIDGDELTDAAERAALLEKTQRD
- a CDS encoding alpha-hydroxy acid oxidase; translation: MGDPGGSWLAGLPARAAGSMSTPLREYVEHGSGASVTAGEATQAWGRLRLHPHVLRDVTDVDPSVALLGRTSRAPFGVAPTSLQKAVHPDGEVATARATAAAGAVMVVSSNAGSTFADIAATGVTWWLQVYLPSDRTLAGPLLDRAVEAGAAAVVLTVDTPVVATWHPTQALIWDVADPAWTRVNFGPGHDDQPGSEKALDLGPHDIDWLRDRTGLPVVVKGVLRGDDARRCVQAGAAAVWVSTHGGRQLDRSVSTADALPDVRAAVGEEAEVYVDGGVRSGLDVLTALAAGADAVFVGRPVLHALVDGEAGVARWHAALLDETVEAMRLAGCRTPADTRELLPDTRQERPHPL